From one Ooceraea biroi isolate clonal line C1 chromosome 7, Obir_v5.4, whole genome shotgun sequence genomic stretch:
- the LOC105286684 gene encoding odorant receptor Or2-like isoform X1: protein MNNSNSSEQKDFKWAVKLNRISLEFVGLWPELKQNFREKLLCNLRTFFAVIIVTIGALVPSIHSLIRIHSNIVLTIDNLQFTLPILSVVIKLIIFWWKKETLIPIVDMIAKDWLKPKSVRERNTMVIWALRARIIIICSYVSMAVAYIIFITMPIFGKSMRLITNITDPGRPMLLQSYYIYDVTKRPQFELTFISQAFSTFVAVLPYTGIDNFLGLLTFHICGQLVILKNRFIHLHDYKDFHEILKDCVTYHIRLLRAIDVIENVYNMILLVLFLYFGILFAFYGFLLISLFQDKEDDVSMTRLLYLIVIIMVLFAHMCLYCAVGEMLMAQVILFYINNCNEIHFATYNHEWYFLDSKEAKNLIPFMIRASQPIHFTAGKVFPMTMATFCNLIKTSAGYISVLFTGN from the exons TTGAATCGTATTAGTTTGGAATTTGTCGGATTATGGCCCGAATTAAAGCAAAATTTccgagaaaaattattgtgcAATTTACGAACATTTTTTGCAGTAATAATAGTGACAATCGGTGCATTGGTGCCTTCTATACATTCGTTGATTAGAATTCATTCTAATATTGTACTAACGATAGATAATTTACAATTCACTCTACCGATCCTCTCTGTTGTTATAAAACTCATAATATTTTggtggaaaaaagaaa CCCTTATTCCAATTGTTGATATGATTGCGAAAGACTGGCTAAAACCAAAGAGTGTGCGCGAAAGAAACACGATGGTTATTTGGGCGTTACGTgcacgtataattattatatgctcATACGTCTCAATGGCAGTGGCGTACATCATTTTTATCACGATGCCTATTTTTGGGAAATCAATGAGACTGATAACAAATATTACCGATCCCGGTAGACCGATGCTTCTGcaaagttattatatttatgacgTAACGAAAAGACCGCAGTTTGAATTAACGTTTATTAGTCAAGCCTTTTCGACCTTCGTTGCGGTTTTGCCTTATACAGGAATTGATAATTTTCTTGGACTGTTGACGTTTCATATCTGCGGTCAGTTAGTTATTTTAAAGAATcgttttatacatttacacGACTACAaagattttcatgaaatattgaaagattGTGTGACGTACCATATTCGTTTGCTCAG agcaATTGATGTCatagaaaatgtatataatatgatacttTTGGTATTGTTTCTATATTTTGGTATACTCTTTGCATTCTACGGATTTCTATTAATTAGt CTATTTCAAGACAAAGAAGATGATGTATCGATGACTCGTCTGTTATATcttattgtcattattatgGTTTTGTTCGCACATATGTGTCTTTATTGCGCTGTTGGCGAGATGTTAATGGCTCAagtaattctattttatattaacaat TGCAATGAAATTCATTTTGCAACGTATAATCATGAATGGTATTTTCTGGATTCAAAAGAAGCAAAAAATTTAATCCCATTTATGATAAGAGCTAGTCAACCAATTCACTTCACAGCTGGAAAAGTATTTCCTATGACAATGgctacattttgcaat ctGATAAAAACATCAGCCGGTTACATATCAGTTTTGTTTACGGGAAATTAA
- the LOC105286684 gene encoding odorant receptor Or2-like isoform X2 — protein MNNSNSSEQKDFKWAVKLNRISLEFVGLWPELKQNFREKLLCNLRTFFAVIIVTIGALVPSIHSLIRIHSNIVLTIDNLQFTLPILSVVIKLIIFWWKKETLIPIVDMIAKDWLKPKSVRERNTMVIWALRARIIIICSYVSMAVAYIIFITMPIFGKSMRLITNITDPGRPMLLQSYYIYDVTKRPQFELTFISQAFSTFVAVLPYTGIDNFLGLLTFHICGQLVILKNRFIHLHDYKDFHEILKDCVTYHIRLLRAIDVIENVYNMILLVLFLYFGILFAFYGFLLISLFQDKEDDVSMTRLLYLIVIIMVLFAHMCLYCAVGEMLMAQCNEIHFATYNHEWYFLDSKEAKNLIPFMIRASQPIHFTAGKVFPMTMATFCNLIKTSAGYISVLFTGN, from the exons TTGAATCGTATTAGTTTGGAATTTGTCGGATTATGGCCCGAATTAAAGCAAAATTTccgagaaaaattattgtgcAATTTACGAACATTTTTTGCAGTAATAATAGTGACAATCGGTGCATTGGTGCCTTCTATACATTCGTTGATTAGAATTCATTCTAATATTGTACTAACGATAGATAATTTACAATTCACTCTACCGATCCTCTCTGTTGTTATAAAACTCATAATATTTTggtggaaaaaagaaa CCCTTATTCCAATTGTTGATATGATTGCGAAAGACTGGCTAAAACCAAAGAGTGTGCGCGAAAGAAACACGATGGTTATTTGGGCGTTACGTgcacgtataattattatatgctcATACGTCTCAATGGCAGTGGCGTACATCATTTTTATCACGATGCCTATTTTTGGGAAATCAATGAGACTGATAACAAATATTACCGATCCCGGTAGACCGATGCTTCTGcaaagttattatatttatgacgTAACGAAAAGACCGCAGTTTGAATTAACGTTTATTAGTCAAGCCTTTTCGACCTTCGTTGCGGTTTTGCCTTATACAGGAATTGATAATTTTCTTGGACTGTTGACGTTTCATATCTGCGGTCAGTTAGTTATTTTAAAGAATcgttttatacatttacacGACTACAaagattttcatgaaatattgaaagattGTGTGACGTACCATATTCGTTTGCTCAG agcaATTGATGTCatagaaaatgtatataatatgatacttTTGGTATTGTTTCTATATTTTGGTATACTCTTTGCATTCTACGGATTTCTATTAATTAGt CTATTTCAAGACAAAGAAGATGATGTATCGATGACTCGTCTGTTATATcttattgtcattattatgGTTTTGTTCGCACATATGTGTCTTTATTGCGCTGTTGGCGAGATGTTAATGGCTCAa TGCAATGAAATTCATTTTGCAACGTATAATCATGAATGGTATTTTCTGGATTCAAAAGAAGCAAAAAATTTAATCCCATTTATGATAAGAGCTAGTCAACCAATTCACTTCACAGCTGGAAAAGTATTTCCTATGACAATGgctacattttgcaat ctGATAAAAACATCAGCCGGTTACATATCAGTTTTGTTTACGGGAAATTAA
- the LOC105286682 gene encoding odorant receptor 43a-like, with protein MTLIMDTSRSSRYRDFEWAVKLNRFSLKLIGLWPMTEDHIPENIIYKCRPLIIILIITFGILIPSIHSLIRIRSNIMLLIDNLQYTLPIITCTIRVVVFWWKKKAVTSVLNMVAEDWLKVKSTQERSTMIGKAQTARIIITCAYGAMMIAFIFTAVLPIFGISTRYLTNTSDPLLPLQTYHFYDVTKSPQYEFTFILQIISMFFGVMSYTGIDNLLGLLVFHISGQFDILRNRIMHMNDYIDFHDILRSSVIDHIRLLRAIAIIEDTFNIILLALFIYFGILFACYGFLIINLIEKENDISVTRFIYQVCILINTFGHMCVYCAVGEILIAQCEQIHYTVYKYKWYTLDPRNIKGLLFLMVRSSKPIYLTAGKIFPMTMSTFCSLIKTSASYISVLLTTKT; from the exons ATGACACTCATCATGGATACTTCGAGGAGTTCGAGATATCGAG ATTTCGAATGGGCGGTGAAGCTAAATCGTTTTAGTTTAAAACTAATCGGACTGTGGCCTATGACTGAGGACCATATtccagaaaatataatatataaatgtcggcctttgattattattttaataataacattcgGCATTCTGATACCTTCGATACATTCCTTGATAAGAATCCGTTCGAATATCATGCTATTGATAGATAACTTGCAATATACTCTGCCGATTATCACCTGTACCATTAGAGTCGTAGTTTTCTGGTGGAAGAAAAAAG CTGTTACATCGGTGTTAAATATGGTAGCAGAGGACTGGCTAAAGGTAAAAAGCACGCAGGAGCGCAGTACGATGATCGGAAAGGCACAAACTGCGCGTATAATTATCACATGCGCATATGGCGCAATGATGATAGCGTTTATTTTCACCGCCGTCTTACCCATCTTCGGAATTTCGACAAGATATCTGACGAATACCAGCGACCCGTTGCTACCATTGCAGACGTATCATTTCTATGACGTGACAAAGAGTCCGCAATACGAATTCACGTTCATTCTACAAATTATCAGTATGTTTTTTGGTGTTATGTCTTATACTGGCATCGATAATTTGCTTGGACTACTAGTGTTCCATATCAGCGGCCAATTCGACATTCTCAGGAATCGTATTATGCACATGAATGATTATATTGATTTCCATGATATTTTAAGGAGCAGTGTGATAGATCATATACGCCTACTGAG aGCCATTGCTATTATAGAAGacacatttaatataatacttcttgcattatttatatactttggTATACTTTTTGCCTGTTATGGATTTCTGATAATTAAC ttaatagaaaaagaaaatgatatatcaGTTACCCGTTTTATATATCAAGTATGCATCCTGATCAACACATTTGGTCATATGTGTGTCTATTGTGCAGTAGGAGAGATTTTAATAGCACAA TGCGAACAAATTCACTATACAGTGTACAAGTACAAATGGTACACTCTAGATCCAAGAAACATAAAAGGCTTACTCTTCTTGATGGTAAGGAGCAGTAAACCGATTTATCTCACCGCTGGGAAAATATTTCCCATGACAATGTCTACGTTTTGCAGT CTAATAAAAACTTCGGCCAGTTACATATCCGTCTTGCTTACAACGAAAACCTAA
- the LOC105276669 gene encoding odorant receptor 43a — protein MTLVMDTSERSGYRDFEWAVKLNRFSLKLIGLWPMTEYHIPENIIYKCRPLIIILIITFGILIPSIHSLIRIRSNIMLLIDNLQYTLPIITCIIRVVVFWWKKKAVTSVLNMVAEDWLKVKSTQERSTMIGKAQTARIIITCAYGAMMIAFIFTAVLPIFGISTRYLTNTSDPLLPLQTYHFYDVTKSPQYEFTFILQIISMVFGIMSYTGIDNLLGLLVFHISGQFDILRHRIMHINDYIDFHDILRSSVIDHIRLLRAIAIIEDIFNIILLALFIYFGILFACYGFLIINLIEKGNDISVTRFIYQVCALITMFGHMCVYCVVGEILIAQCEQIHYTVYKYKWYTLEPRDIKGLLFLMVRSSKPIYLTAGKIFPMTMSTFCSLIKTSASYISVLLTTKT, from the exons ATGACACTCGTCATGGATACTTCGGAAAGGTCGGGATATCGAG ATTTCGAATGGGCGGTGAAGCTAAATCGTTTTAGTTTAAAACTAATCGGACTGTGGCCTATGACTGAGTACCATATtccagaaaatataatatataaatgtcggcctttgattattattttaataataacattcgGCATTCTGATACCTTCGATACATTCCTTGATAAGAATCCGTTCTAATATCATGCTATTGATAGATAACTTGCAATATACTCTGCCGATTATCACCTGTATCATTAGAGTCGTAGTTTTCTGGTGGAAGAAAAAAG CTGTTACATCGGTGTTAAATATGGTAGCAGAGGACTGGCTAAAGGTAAAAAGCACACAGGAGCGCAGTACGATGATCGGAAAGGCACAAACTGCGCGTATAATTATCACATGCGCATATGGCGCAATGATGATAGCGTTTATTTTCACCGCCGTCTTACCCATCTTCGGAATTTCGACAAGATATCTGACGAATACCAGCGACCCGTTGCTACCATTGCAGACGTATCATTTCTATGACGTGACAAAGAGTCCGCAATACGAATTCACGTTCATTCTACAAATTATCAGTATGGTTTTTGGTATTATGTCTTATACTGGCATCGATAATTTGCTTGGACTACTAGTGTTTCATATCAGCGGCCAATTCGACATTCTCAGACATCGTATTATGCACATAAATGATTATATTGATTTCCACGATATTTTAAGGAGCAGTGTGATAGATCATATACGCCTACTGAG aGCCATTGCCATTATAGAagacatatttaatataatacttcttgcattatttatatactttggTATACTTTTTGCCTGTTATGGATTTCTGATAATTAAC TTAATAGAAAAAGGAAATGATATATCAGTTACCCGGTTCATATATCAAGTATGCGCCCTTATCACCATGTTTGGTCATATGTGTGTCTATTGTGTAGTGGGAGAGATTTTAATAGCACAA TGCGAACAAATTCACTATACAGTGTACAAGTACAAATGGTACACTCTAGAACCAAGAGACATAAAAGGCTTACTCTTCTTGATGGTAAGGAGCAGTAAACCGATTTATCTCACCGCTGGGAAAATATTTCCCATGACAATGTCTACGTTTTGCAGT CTAATAAAAACTTCGGCCAGTTACATATCCGTCTTGCTTACAACGAAAACCTAA
- the LOC105276665 gene encoding odorant receptor 49b isoform X1, giving the protein MTLVMDTSERSGYRDFEWAVKLNRFSLKLLGLWPMTEDNVPENIMYKSRPLIIILILTFGFLVPSIHSLIRIRSNIMLLIDNLQYTLPTITCAIRVVVFWWKKEAVTSLLNMVAEDWLKIKSAQERSKMIGKAQTARIIITCAYGAMMIAFIFTGILPIFGISARYLTNTSDPDKLLPFQTYYLYDVTKRPQYEFTFIVQILCMVFGVMSYTGIDNLLGLLVFHISGQFDILRNRIMHMNDYIDFRDSVRSSVIDHTRLLRAIAIIEDTFNIILLALFLYFGILFACYGFLIISVIEKGNDLSVTRFIYLVCILINTFGHMCVYCAVGEILVAQCEHIHYTVYNYKWYTLDPRNVKVLLFLMVRSSKPTYLTAGKIFPMTMSTFCSNDNTVLYAVNLTFSQNVNAMSQ; this is encoded by the exons ATGACACTCGTCATGGATACTTCGGAAAGGTCGGGATATCGAG ATTTCGAATGGGCGGTGAAGCTAAATCGTTTTAGTTTAAAACTACTCGGACTGTGGCCTATGACTGAAGACAATGTTCcagaaaatataatgtataaatctCGGcctttgattattattttaatattaaccTTCGGCTTTTTGGTACCCTCGATACATTCCTTGATAAGAATTCGTTCGAATATCATGCTATTGATAGATAACTTGCAATATACTCTGCCAACTATCACCTGTGCGATTAGAGTCGTAGTTTTCTGGTGGAAGAAAGAAG CTGTCACATCGTTGTTAAATATGGTAGCAGAGGACTGGCTGAAGATAAAAAGCGCGCAGGAGCGCAGTAAGATGATCGGAAAGGCGCAAACTGCGCGTATAATTATCACATGCGCATATGGCGCAATGATGATAGCGTTCATCTTCACCGGCATCTTACCTATCTTTGGAATTTCAGCAAGATACTTGACAAATACCAGTGACCCGGACAAACTGCTACCGTTCCAGACATATTATTTGTATGATGTAACAAAGAGACCGCAATATGAATTCACGTTCATTGTACAAATTCTATGTATGGTTTTCGGTGTTATGTCTTATACTGGCATCGATAATTTGCTTGGACTACTAGTGTTCCATATCAGCGGCCAATTCGACATTCTCAGAAATCGTATTATGCATATGAACGATTATATTGATTTTCGCGACAGTGTAAGGAGCAGCGTAATAGATCATACACGCTTACTTAG aGCCATTGCCATTATAGAAGACacgtttaatataatacttcttgcattatttttatactttggTATACTTTTTGCCTGTTACGGATTTTTGATAATAAGC GTAATAGAAAAAGGAAACGATTTGTCAGTTACCCGTTTTATATATCTAGTATGCATCCTGATCAACACATTTGGTCATATGTGTGTCTATTGTGCAGTAGGAGAGATTTTAGTAGCACAA TGCGAACATATTCACTATACAGTGTACAATTACAAATGGTACACTCTAGATCCAAGAAACGTAAAAGTCTTACTCTTCTTGATGGTAAGGAGCAGTAAACCGACTTATCTCACcgctggaaaaatatttcctatGACAATGTCTACGTTTTGCAGC AATGATAACACAGTATTATATGCTGTTAATCTCACATTCAGTCAGAATGTCAATGCGATgtctcaataa
- the LOC105276665 gene encoding odorant receptor 49b isoform X2, producing MTLVMDTSERSGYRDFEWAVKLNRFSLKLLGLWPMTEDNVPENIMYKSRPLIIILILTFGFLVPSIHSLIRIRSNIMLLIDNLQYTLPTITCAIRVVVFWWKKEAVTSLLNMVAEDWLKIKSAQERSKMIGKAQTARIIITCAYGAMMIAFIFTGILPIFGISARYLTNTSDPDKLLPFQTYYLYDVTKRPQYEFTFIVQILCMVFGVMSYTGIDNLLGLLVFHISGQFDILRNRIMHMNDYIDFRDSVRSSVIDHTRLLRAIAIIEDTFNIILLALFLYFGILFACYGFLIISVIEKGNDLSVTRFIYLVCILINTFGHMCVYCAVGEILVAQCEHIHYTVYNYKWYTLDPRNVKVLLFLMVRSSKPTYLTAGKIFPMTMSTFCSLIKTSASYISVLLTTKT from the exons ATGACACTCGTCATGGATACTTCGGAAAGGTCGGGATATCGAG ATTTCGAATGGGCGGTGAAGCTAAATCGTTTTAGTTTAAAACTACTCGGACTGTGGCCTATGACTGAAGACAATGTTCcagaaaatataatgtataaatctCGGcctttgattattattttaatattaaccTTCGGCTTTTTGGTACCCTCGATACATTCCTTGATAAGAATTCGTTCGAATATCATGCTATTGATAGATAACTTGCAATATACTCTGCCAACTATCACCTGTGCGATTAGAGTCGTAGTTTTCTGGTGGAAGAAAGAAG CTGTCACATCGTTGTTAAATATGGTAGCAGAGGACTGGCTGAAGATAAAAAGCGCGCAGGAGCGCAGTAAGATGATCGGAAAGGCGCAAACTGCGCGTATAATTATCACATGCGCATATGGCGCAATGATGATAGCGTTCATCTTCACCGGCATCTTACCTATCTTTGGAATTTCAGCAAGATACTTGACAAATACCAGTGACCCGGACAAACTGCTACCGTTCCAGACATATTATTTGTATGATGTAACAAAGAGACCGCAATATGAATTCACGTTCATTGTACAAATTCTATGTATGGTTTTCGGTGTTATGTCTTATACTGGCATCGATAATTTGCTTGGACTACTAGTGTTCCATATCAGCGGCCAATTCGACATTCTCAGAAATCGTATTATGCATATGAACGATTATATTGATTTTCGCGACAGTGTAAGGAGCAGCGTAATAGATCATACACGCTTACTTAG aGCCATTGCCATTATAGAAGACacgtttaatataatacttcttgcattatttttatactttggTATACTTTTTGCCTGTTACGGATTTTTGATAATAAGC GTAATAGAAAAAGGAAACGATTTGTCAGTTACCCGTTTTATATATCTAGTATGCATCCTGATCAACACATTTGGTCATATGTGTGTCTATTGTGCAGTAGGAGAGATTTTAGTAGCACAA TGCGAACATATTCACTATACAGTGTACAATTACAAATGGTACACTCTAGATCCAAGAAACGTAAAAGTCTTACTCTTCTTGATGGTAAGGAGCAGTAAACCGACTTATCTCACcgctggaaaaatatttcctatGACAATGTCTACGTTTTGCAGC ttaataaaaacatCGGCCAGTTACATATCCGTTTTGCTTACAACGAAAACTTAA
- the LOC105276651 gene encoding uncharacterized protein LOC105276651: MSHTSLIFLILIDFKWAIQLNQYILTLIGLWPTSKQTKWEKFTCDLRVLFTFLVPTVVIIIPAIHSLIRIRSNIMLVIENLQFTLPAITAMLKVVTFWWKKEVVTAIIDMIAYDWRKPKFSWEKMMMITKAQTARIITVSCCAIMGAAFMIAIILPACGFLMLYSSNITDPGKPLLFQAYYIYDITKTPQYEITFILQFIAMFLCGLPYTGIDTFLSLLIFHISGQLDILKNRITRLDKFTNYTGALKSCVIDHARILRTINSVENTFNIMLLALFLYFGIFLVFYGFMIIDILEDKNHVSTFRLTYLIVIVINSFSHMCVYCTIGEILISQCDKIHYAAYSNEWYTLDSKDARNMILLMVMSKEPPYLTAGKIFPVTMTTFCNLIKTSGGYISVLLTTRDQFDLLPDFEWAVQLNRFSLKLLGLWPEEAASLQDRLNSNLRLFGVFILINGVCTVPSLHLLLKIWGDINAMIDNFVFTLPLLTVSAKLLILWWKREALSSLMTMIIHDWIKSKSKDERNVMIRCAHNARIIITFSYIVMFCSFIILVVSTAFGYSVRHVTNITDTKKLLPLQGYYMYNTSVSPQFELTFLVQCISMIMIALSYTGTDNFLGLLVFHICGQLENLTSRLYQMRESKDFAIALRINVIDHIRLIRSVAIIEDAFTLTLLFLFLYFGSMFCIYGFLVVTVIVEEKNVPVKKAIFLIMIICTAFTHMCVYCAVGELLIIKYEEVYNAVYEFEWYTLDTKKAKNFIFLLVRMNKPLYITAGKMLPMTMATFCSILKTSGGYISVLLANQN; this comes from the exons ATGAGTCACACTTCGTTAATA TTTTTGATACTGATAGATTTTAAATGGGCAATACAGTTAAaccaatatattttaacattgatCGGTTTGTGGCCTACGTCGAAACAAACAAAATGGGAAAAGTTTACATGTGACTTACGTGTGCTTTTCACCTTCTTGGTGCCGACggtagttattataattcctGCTATACATTCTTTGATAAGGATACGATCAAACATTATGTTAGTGAtagaaaatttacaatttactttACCGGCCATTACTGCCATGTTGAAAGTTGTTACTTTTTGGTGGAAAAAAGAAG TTGTCACAGCGATAATAGATATGATTGCATATGATTGGAGAAAGCCAAAATTTTCTTGGGAAAAGATGATGATGATTACAAAAGCGCAAACTGCGCGTATAATTACGGTGTCTTGTTGCGCTATAATGGGAGCAGCTTTTATGATTGCAATTATCCTGCCTGCATGTGGctttttaatgttatattcatCAAATATTACTGATCCAGGCAAACCGTTACTATTCCAGGCATATTACATTTACGACATAACTAAAACCCCACAGTACGAGATAACATTCATTCTTCAATTTATCGCGATGTTTCTCTGCGGTTTACCTTATACAGGCATAGATACCTTTCTTAGCctgttaatatttcatatcagTGGTCAGCTGGATATCCTAAAGAACCGCATTACACGTCTAGATAAATTCACAAATTATACTGGTGCTTTAAAGAGTTGTGTAATAGATCATGCACGAATACTTAG AACCATTAATTCTGtggaaaatacatttaatataatgctgcttgcattatttttatattttggtATTTTCTTAGTCTTTTATGGATTCATGATTATCGAT ATTCTAGAAGACAAGAACCACGTATCAACTTTTCGATTGACATATCTCATTGTAatagttattaattcatttagtCACATGTGCGTTTACTGTACAATaggtgaaattttaatatcacag TGCGATAAAATCCATTATGCTGCATATTCAAATGAATGGTATACTCTAGATTCAAAAGATGCGCGAAATATGATTCTTTTAATGGTTATGTCTAAAGAACCTCCCTATCTTACGGCTGGGAAAATATTTCCTGTAACAATGactacattttgcaat ttaataaaaacatCGGGTGGTTACATATCTGTTTTACTAACGACAAGAG ATCAGTTTGATCTACTTCCAGATTTCGAGTGGGCAGTTCAACTGAATCGTTTCAGTCTGAAACTCTTGGGTCTTTGGCCAGAGGAAGCCGCCAGTTTACAAGACAGATTGAATTCAAATTTACGACTGTTTGGAGTCTTCATTCTCATCAACGGTGTTTGCACCGTGCCGTCGTTGCACTTACTATTGAAAATTTGGGGTGATATAAATGCGATGATAGACAACTTTGTATTCACCTTACCTTTATTGACGGTATCCGCGAAACTATTAATTTTGTGGTGGAAACGAGAAg cATTATCCTCATTGATGACGATGATCATTCATGACTGGATTAAGTCAAAGTCCAAAGATGAGCGAAACGTTATGATACGTTGCGCGCATAATGCCCGAATAATCATCACATTCAGCTACATCGTAATGTTTTGTTCGTTCATAATCCTGGTCGTTTCTACCGCGTTCGGGTACAGCGTGAGACACGTTACGAATATCACAGACACGAAGAAACTGCTACCATTACAGGGATATTACATGTACAATACGTCCGTGAGCCCGCAATTTGAGCTGACGTTTCTCGTTCAATGCATTAGCATGATAATGATCGCACTTTCTTACACGGGCACCGACAATTTCCTTGGATTGCTCGTCTTTCACATCTGCGGCCAACTGGAGAACCTGACGAGCCGTCTGTACCAAATGCGCGAATCCAAGGACTTCGCTATAGCGCTGAGAATCAACGTAATTGATCACATACGTCTTATCAG ATCTGTTGCAATTATCGAAGATGCTTTTACATTAACGCTGCTATTCTTATTTCTGTACTTCGGAAGTATGTTCTGTATTTATGGATTCCTCGTCGTCACG GTAATCGTCGAGGAGAAAAATGTACCCGTCAAGAAAGCAATCTTTCTGATTATGATTATTTGTACGGCGTTTACTCATATGTGTGTCTATTGCGCTGTTGGTGAACTATTAATCATAAAA TATGAAGAGGTTTACAATGCGGTGTATGAGTTCGAATGGTATACTCTGGATACGAAGAAGGCaaagaatttcatttttttattagttcGTATGAACAAGCCGCTTTATATTACAGCTGGGAAAATGTTACCTATGACAATGGCTACGTTCTGTAGc atattaaaaacatcGGGTGGATATATATCAGTTTTACTCGCAAATCAAAATTAA
- the LOC105276652 gene encoding chymotrypsin-2 has product MLAMLQLAWLLIIVAVSGINAEVPQNDCDVDITKHPYVVSVRRHGKHICSGVILDEYHIVTSDRCVPPFKHVWNIMNTMFVVTATNTLKPGGQQISTKEMFSQNHYLNPSNNPVISGLGVIKVLTRLQFGEKVKPIEVSEVEELPVGTKLQMVGWMMVNREGKKTACLKEATLEIADRQKCQTYQKKTLTESEFCTQTVAEGDFCKGDSGSPLIYEGKLVGVATSGISCDNVPIPDVHPSIYKNIDYLYEIIKK; this is encoded by the exons ATGCTCGCAATGTTACAACTCGCGTGGCTTTTGATCATCGTGGCCGTTAGTG GTATCAATGCTGAGGTACCACAAAACGACTGCGATGTTGATATCACCAAGCATCCATACGTCGTATCAGTCAGAAGGCATGGCAAACACATATGTTCTGGTGTTATATTGGACGAGTATCACATTGTCACGTCGGATCGGTGCGTTCCACCATTCAAACATGTCTGGAATATCATGAATACTATGTTCGTAGTGACCGCCACGAACACTCTTAAGCCCGGCGGTCAACAAATCTCTACTAAGGAAATGTTCTCACAAAATCATTATTTGAATCCGTCTAATAATCCCGTCATAAGCGGCCTTGGTGTGATTAAG GTCTTGACTCGGCTTCAATTTGGAGAGAAAGTGAAGCCGATTGAAGTATCTGAAGTAGAGGAACTACCCGTAGGCACAAAACTGCAAATGGTTGGGTGGATGATGGTCAATCGCGAAGGAAAGAAAACTGCATGTCTGAAGGAAGCTACGTTAGAAATCGCAGATCGCCAGAAATGTCAGACGTACCAGAAGAAAACTCTCACTGAATCCGAATTTTGCACTCAGACGGTGGCTGAAGGTGATTTTTGCAAG gGTGATAGCGGCAGTCCTCTGATTTACGAAGGCAAACTCGTCGGTGTGGCTACTTCTGGTATTTCGTGCGACAACGTTCCGATTCCAGATGTTCATCCTagtatatacaaaaatatcgattatctTTACGAAATTATAAAGAAGTAG